The stretch of DNA ATATGTTGAACCATTTGGATTATTTCCTCATTCGAATACAAAGGATCCCACGTATTCAAGATTTGAAGACTAATgattctaatttaattatttagatattaattaaggtagtttgcaatttttaagGGACActgattttattctatttttactaatctttctgtttttttttatggtaggttATAACTGCACTCGATTTTATGTGTTATATCATTTAAGTTTTTTCGGCTAATACAACTAATATTAATCTGTTTGGCTCCAattaatatttatctatttgATTTCAAGGATCATACATACTCTTTTTCCTATTTGAgtggcatttcattgtaataatttcaaactctatgtctacttattaaaaatacttcctttttaatagtatagatataatattaatatttgtcaaatgtatttctcatatatttatgttttgtatatatttgtttaaataaaaccACGATctgttttcatattaaaaaatcacaACGAATGAAGGCGGTTAAAGATTGTTGGCTCTAGTAAAAAATTCATCAACCAACGTCATCAAATCAGTCTGTTTCTAGAAATGCCCCCTTTCTCTTAAACTCTTTTCTACAACAATATTACATACAAAAAGAgtaaaatcattattatttttttgacctCGAGTAAAATCATTATTAGAAAGTAGAAACACACTAACAAAATCAGAACGacaacataacaacaaatgGAATGATGCAAAGCAAGCTGATTTctttgagaaagagaagatggaaCGCACATCCGACAAGAATATTGATGTAGGTGCAGGATAAATCAAAATCTCTGAAGTTCAAAACCAATGAAATAACGTCGTTTGGTTATTCTTTCTTACCACGTTTTCTTTCTCgaaatttaatatatactctgtatacggttttttttttttcattattgaaTCGACAAGGCCCGATTCATAGCCAATCCCTACAACGCGGGGTAATGCGACTTAGTGAAGTCGAACTCCGGTGGGATCGGTCGCAGAGGTGGTGCTGTAACCACTTAACTAAAGACACTTACCATACTCTGTATACGGTTATTCCGCTATATATCTAGACCTATATATGTTTTAGAAAGTAACCAGAATTATTGAAccataagaaagaagaattttCTCTCAATTTAATATTGTCTGTGAGATCTAAGTttatttgtgaagaaaaaaaatgagtaaattACCTTTCAGATTCatcactagaaaaaaaaaactcaataatgTTTGACTAACAAAGAACATAACGTTTTATTCGATCGAATCATTTTCATTATTTCCATCACACGTTCAAAAGACGACAAAGAACAAGTCTCCAAGTTACAAAGTAGACGTTCATCCACAGATCTCAGACGATCCAAGACAGAGTCTTTCGGATCTCAGACCCGACCCGAGAGACACTCTCCCTGACTGAAACCTTGGGGCAGTTGTTCCGAACTGCGGTGAGCTCATAAGGCGACGTATCGGTCGCAAGCCATTGCTCAACATCGAAGCTTTGGTACGCGCACTTAGCGTGAACTCCAGCCGTCGTGACTTCCACGTAGTTAACATACCAGCCGTGGTGGTCACCGGAGCCGTCAGAGGTAAGATTCAACGAACAGATTGGGCTCGGAAGACACGGTGCTTTGCCACTGAAAATGTCGAGATTACCCCTCTCGTAGTAGTTGTAACCTGGTCCCATTAAACCACCCCATGCCTCTAGGTTTCTGATCCCGATGTAGTCTCCGTATTTGTCGTAGATTCTAGCGCTTATGATCGAATCTGTACCGGCTTTGAAGGTTGATCCGGTTCTGAGGTAGAATGTGTAGACACAATCTGCTTCATCCTCCTGTTgaaaatcaagaaacataaGTTTGTAGCCCCCTAGTTTAGTTTAAAGTTATACTAATGTTGTGTCCAAATCTGGTAATGTGTGTGTCTGCTAAGTATAGACGAAAGTAGTATTTATGATGAGGATGAGATTTGGGGAACTTACAGCGAATGCGACGGCGGAGATGGTGGCGGCAACTAGGAGGAGTGAGAGGAAGAGGACGTCACGGCGAGGCATATTGGTGATGTGAaatggaagaaagagagatctaGTCTTATGGAAATATTAATAGATTTGTTgcaaaatgttaaaatatagtaatagaCTTTAGATTTCAATGAGGAGTAATTATCCTCTGCCTTTCGGATCAGCTTGTGAAGATGACGTGGTAGTGTTTAGTCCGTtggaatcaaagaaaaatatgatttcagCACGTCGTTTACTCGGCGTACAGGTCGGCATGGGGTGTCAGATTCCGAAATATTGCATTTTTAGTGTGATACACATGCGCACCTTCATTTTTCGCCAAACataaaagttcaaattaaagGAGTATCAAAGCTTTAgcggattaaaaaaaaaagtatgtaaatAGTTACCAATCACAACTATAGTTTCTAGATTTCGAAGTATATGTATAATGTAAGTTGTAACGCACCCAAGACAAAACATGCTTCACGTGGATTGAGGTCGATTGGGGAAGAATTATAGACAGAcgttaatcttcttttttttttttttttttttttttNNNNNNNNNNNNNNNNNNNNNNNNNNNNNNNNNNNNNNNNNNNNNNNNNNNNNNNNNNNNNNNNNNNNNNNNNNNNNNNNNNNNNNNNNNNNNNNNNNNNNNNNNNNNNNNNNNNNNNNNNNNNNNNNNNNNNNNNNNNNNNNNNNNNNNNNNNNNNNNNNNNNNNNNNNNNNNNNNNNNNNNNNNNNNNNNNNNNNNNNNNNNNNNNNNNNNNNNNNNNNNNNNNNNNNNNNNNNNNNNNNNNNNNNNNNNNNNNNNNNNNNNNNNNNNNNNNNNNNNNNNNNNNNNNNNNNNNNNNNNNNNNNNNNNNNNNNNNNNNNNNNNNNNNNNNNNNNNNNNNNNNNNNNNNNNNNNNNNNNNNNNNNNNNNNNNNNNNNNNNNNNNNNNNNNNNNNNNNNNNNNNNNNNNNNNNNNNNNNNNNNNNNNNNNNNNNNNNNNNNNNNNNNNNNNNNNNNNNNNNNNNNNNNNNNNNNNNNNNNNNNNNNNNNNNNNNNNNNNNNNNNNNNNNNNNNNNNNNNNNNNNNNNNNNNNNNNNNNNNNNNNNNNNNNNNNNNNNNNNNNNNNNNNNNNNNNNNNNNNNNNNNNNNNNNNNNNNNNNNNNNNNNNNNNNNNNNNNNNNNNNNNNNNNNNNNNNNNNNNNNNNNNNNNNNNNNNNNNNNNNNNNNNNNNNNNNNNNNNNNNNNNNNNNNNNNNNNNNNNNNNNNNNNNNNNNNNNNNNNNNNNNNNNNNNNNNNNNNNNNNNNNNNNNNNNNNNNNNNNNNNNNNNNNNNNNNNNNNNNNNNNNNNNNNNNNNNNNNNNNNNNNNNNNNNNNNNNNNNNNNNNNNNNNNNNNNNNNNNNNNNNNNNNNNNNNNNNNNNNNNNNNNNNNNNNNNNNNNNNNNNNNNNNNNNNNNNNNNNNNNNNNNNNNNNNNNNNNNNNNNNNNNNNNNNNNNNNNNNNNNNNNNNNNNNNNNNNNNNNNNNNNNNNNNNNNNNNNNNNNNNNNNNNNNNNNNNNNNNNNNNNNNNNNNNNNNNNNNNNNNNNNNNNNNNNNNNNNNNNNNNNNNNNNNNNNNNNNNNNNNNNNNNNNNNNNNNNNNNNNNNNNNNNNNNNNNNNNNNNNNNNNNNNNNNNNNNNNNNNNNNNNNNNNNNNNNNNNNNNNNNNNNNNNNNNNNNNNNNNNNNNNNNNNNNNNNNNNNNNNNNNNNNNNNNNNNNNNNNNNNNNNNNNNNNNNNNNNNNNNNNNNNNNNNNNNNNNNNNNNNNNNNNNNNNNNNNNNNNNNNNNNNNNNNNNNNNNNNNNNNNNNNNNNNNNNNNNNNNNNNNNNNNNNNNNNNNNNNNNNNNNNNNNNNNNNNNNNNNNNNNNNNNNNNNNNNNNNNNNNNNNNNNNNNNNNNNNNNNNNNNNNNNNNNNNNNNNNNNNNNNNNNNNNNNNNNNNNNNNNNNNNNNNNNNNNNNNNNNNNNNNNNNNNNNNNNNNNNNNNNNNNNNNNNNNNNNNNNNNNNNNNNNNNNNNNNNNNNNNNNNNNNNNNNNNNNNNNNNNNNNNNNNNNNNNNNNNNNNNNNNNNNNNNNNNNNNNNNNNNNNNNNNNNNNNNNNNNNNNNNNNNNNNNNNNNNNNNNNNNNNNNNNNNNNNNNNNNNNNNNNNNNNNNNNNNNNNNNNNNNNNNNNNNNNNNNNNNNNNNNNNNNNNNNNNNNNNNNNNNNNNNNNNNNNNNNNNNNNNNNNNNNNNNNNNNNNNNNNNNNNNNNNNNNNNNNNNNNNNNNNNNNNNNNNNNNNNNNNNNNNNNNNNNNNNNNNNNNNNNNNNNNNNNNNNNNNTTTATGCTGTTTAAATTCGATTATGTAAAAATCGGAGACCATATGATCAAGTCATGGAGATAAgcttttcttgatatttttcttttccatgtacagctgtttttttcttcgaaaaagaaaagaaataaattttggatAGTATTGTCACAGAAACAGCAACAAGGACCACACCATAATTTTGAATGGCCGGTTGCTGCGGATTGATATTCTGAAACTTTTATTACATTCATGTCCGATCCATCCAATAATCATTAAATGATACCTTCCTAAGAAATTAGAAACTTGCAAGAGAATTGTAGGAGACTGGAGAAATATCAcaccaaattaaacaaatgttttttagtTCTACCTCAAAAGTTTGAAAACTtctaaacatacaaaatatgataaaaccctttcataatgaaatttgtgttgttttaaaataaatatatatatatatatatatatatattattaggttGTAATTTCGAAAACTAAAAAGAGAATTTGTGGCATCTTTTTAGCTTGATGGTAGGAAAATTCTCAAAagtactataatattttatttcaagtaaaaacaaaattataagaattCTAAAATTACGCACATCCTGAGTTTATGAAGGGGTCTTAAAAATTATGGATGAGGGTCTAAATGATTAATAAACTCTTAGGAAACATTTTCAGATCGAATTACgctataaatttgttttgctgttagaataaaagaaaaaattgttttatggTATGGTATTTTAATCAGGGTATTTCTCGTAAGTCGTAACATTAATAgaataattaattgaaatggTGGTATTTGTTGGCAAATTTAAAGACAGAAATATCTGCAAAAATTTGCGAATTTTTACTCATATATATGCTTTATATATGGATACATTTTATATGCATACGTTAGTTCTAAAAACGATATCTGGTAAAGAAAGACTAATAACGTCTTCGTTGATCATCAAactatattatttgatttttgtaatGTGGTTTTGAAAAATAACAGAAGAATGAAAAGTAAGGTGAGCTGGCTAACCCTAAATAGCAAAATCCTCTCCAAACCAACCAAAAGTTTGAGTCATGCAACAACAACCACTTACTTTTCCCAtgcaaaccctaattttcgCATCCTCTCTtaattctctctctttcgtctTCCCTCTAGACCAATCTCCACCGCACATCTCGTAACTCCCACCTTTCTCCAATGGAGGGGCCACGGCTTCCTCCTTCCGCCACCGCCCCTGAATCCGATGATGACAAACCCGATGATCCTCCTTCCGTCTGGCACCGTCCAACCTCCAGCCTCCCTTCAATGCCCTCTCAAGATCCTCCATCACACCATTGGCGTAATAATTCTCTTAATCTCTCTCCATTACCAACCACAACTCTTTCGTCTCTTCCTCCTCCGGATACAATCCCTGAGCTAGAGACGTACGTTGTCAGAGTCCCGAGAGATCAAGTCTATTGGACCCCTCCTCCGGAACACGCAAAATACGTTGAAAAACGCCGCAAGAACccggagaaaaacaaaaaaaaagggtgcTCTAAACGTCTTATGTGGTTCTTCATCATCTTGGTCGTTTTCGGATTCATCCTCGGTGCAATCACTATCATTCTACATTTCGCATTTAACCCCACTCTTCCTCTTTTTGCGGTCGAGAGATTAACTGCAAAACCTAGTAATTTCGAGGTCATGTTGAGA from Camelina sativa cultivar DH55 chromosome 9, Cs, whole genome shotgun sequence encodes:
- the LOC104713660 gene encoding PLAT domain-containing protein 2 encodes the protein MPRRDVLFLSLLLVAATISAVAFAEDEADCVYTFYLRTGSTFKAGTDSIISARIYDKYGDYIGIRNLEAWGGLMGPGYNYYERGNLDIFSGKAPCLPSPICSLNLTSDGSGDHHGWYVNYVEVTTAGVHAKCAYQSFDVEQWLATDTSPYELTAVRNNCPKVSVRESVSRVGSEIRKTLSWIV
- the LOC104713661 gene encoding uncharacterized protein LOC104713661, encoding MEGPRLPPSATAPESDDDKPDDPPSVWHRPTSSLPSMPSQDPPSHHWRNNSLNLSPLPTTTLSSLPPPDTIPELETYVVRVPRDQVYWTPPPEHAKYVEKRRKNPEKNKKKGCSKRLMWFFIILVVFGFILGAITIILHFAFNPTLPLFAVERLTAKPSNFEVMLRAENPTSNMGVRYVMKKNGVVSLTYKNKRLGSGKFPGLSQAASGSDKVNVKLDGSTKNAAVQPRGSKQPLVMILTMELKAEYEAGPVKRNKDVAVTCDVKVKGLLDGKKVEIVSENCESEFKN